Proteins encoded within one genomic window of Granulicella pectinivorans:
- a CDS encoding pyridoxal-phosphate-dependent aminotransferase family protein yields the protein MIRKTRLFTPGPTPLLPAAQFAMAAADIHHRTAEFRALYTRVLAQLKEFVGTRNDVIILSSSGTGAMEASVSNLTSPGDRVLVLTAGKFGERWTALAKAFGCEVDVVSAPYGQTFSMDEVKAALKLETRVVFMQASETSTGVRHSVTAVARVLKETQSEALLVVDGITGLGTTHLDMDADGIDVLIGGSQKAVMIPPGLSYMAVSEKAWDRMEATYNPRYYFDLRKERKNARNGESAYTPAVALIAALGAALNYIAGQAATPEKPEGDLATGRRMLVDNAETIAAMTRAAVRAMGMKLFAPDAPSAAATAVLAPAGVDSGLFVKELKGRFGAIITNGQGEMKGQIFRIAHLGFFDYMDTIALIGALEQIVVKSLPHLNMPFGTGLVAAQKVYAERMSR from the coding sequence ATGATCCGTAAGACGCGCCTCTTCACTCCAGGACCGACGCCCCTACTCCCCGCCGCCCAGTTTGCCATGGCTGCCGCCGATATTCACCATCGTACGGCGGAGTTCCGTGCCCTCTACACCCGTGTGCTCGCTCAGTTGAAGGAGTTCGTCGGGACCAGGAACGATGTGATTATTCTTTCGAGCTCGGGAACGGGCGCGATGGAGGCTTCGGTCTCGAACCTGACCTCGCCGGGCGACCGCGTCCTGGTACTGACGGCCGGAAAGTTCGGCGAGCGCTGGACGGCTCTCGCCAAGGCCTTCGGCTGCGAGGTCGACGTCGTCTCCGCGCCCTATGGGCAGACGTTCTCGATGGACGAGGTGAAGGCCGCGCTAAAGCTGGAGACGCGGGTCGTGTTCATGCAGGCATCGGAGACCTCGACCGGCGTGCGCCACTCCGTCACCGCCGTCGCGCGCGTGCTGAAGGAGACACAATCGGAGGCCCTGCTCGTGGTCGACGGCATCACCGGACTGGGCACCACGCATCTCGACATGGATGCGGACGGCATCGACGTGCTGATCGGCGGCTCGCAGAAGGCGGTCATGATTCCACCGGGACTCAGCTACATGGCGGTCTCCGAGAAGGCCTGGGACCGCATGGAAGCCACCTACAACCCGCGCTACTACTTCGACCTCCGCAAGGAACGGAAGAACGCACGCAATGGCGAGTCGGCCTACACCCCGGCAGTGGCGCTGATCGCCGCCCTGGGCGCAGCGCTGAACTACATTGCCGGTCAGGCTGCGACACCCGAGAAGCCCGAGGGCGATCTGGCAACTGGACGCCGCATGCTGGTCGACAACGCGGAGACGATCGCCGCGATGACGCGCGCCGCGGTAAGGGCGATGGGCATGAAGCTGTTCGCGCCCGACGCTCCCTCGGCTGCCGCGACCGCTGTTCTGGCCCCCGCCGGTGTCGATTCGGGGCTATTCGTCAAGGAGCTGAAGGGTCGTTTCGGGGCCATCATCACCAACGGACAGGGAGAGATGAAGGGGCAGATCTTCCGCATCGCACACCTCGGATTCTTCGACTACATGGACACCATCGCGCTCATCGGCGCTCTGGAACAGATCGTGGTGAAGAGCCTTCCGCACCTCAATATGCCCTTCGGAACCGGCCTGGTGGCGGCACAGAAGGTGTACGCAGAGCGTATGTCGCGGTAA
- a CDS encoding TIGR03435 family protein has translation MKKILLLLGVVLLAAVSVVSLSAQEIAGSWQGTLPLGKGLRVVAKITNGDGTAVKVVLYSIDQGAQPIPASTASFSGGTLKMEIVALSALYEGKMSADGGTITGTFTQGGNPVALVLTKATKETAWVIPEPPVQLPPMAADADPSLEVATIKPGVPGAQGKNYGVQGRTMRLRNFSLADMLMFAYGMQLKQFVGLPSWAESDKFDVSGRIDIEGRPNDKQIRLMVRKLMTERFALKFTREKRELSVFAIRVAKDGPKLTATTAKATDGSGAGFRPGMKGGLNYIGRNMTVTEIGDALQEVLLDRPVANQTEIEGRYDISVTFTPDDSMAGGMLSKLPPPPDGAEAPPSLFVAMPATLGLKLEATKAPVDVLVISHVEKPSEN, from the coding sequence ATGAAGAAGATTCTGCTTCTGCTTGGAGTCGTGTTGCTCGCGGCCGTTTCGGTGGTTTCGCTCAGCGCCCAGGAGATCGCCGGAAGCTGGCAGGGCACGCTCCCCCTCGGCAAAGGCCTTCGCGTGGTGGCGAAGATCACCAATGGCGACGGGACCGCGGTCAAGGTGGTGCTGTACAGCATCGATCAGGGGGCGCAGCCGATTCCGGCGTCCACCGCGAGCTTCTCCGGGGGCACGTTGAAGATGGAGATCGTGGCGCTCTCCGCGCTGTACGAGGGCAAGATGAGCGCGGATGGCGGGACGATCACCGGAACCTTTACTCAGGGCGGCAATCCGGTTGCGCTGGTCCTGACCAAGGCCACCAAGGAGACGGCCTGGGTGATCCCGGAGCCGCCGGTGCAGTTGCCGCCGATGGCCGCCGATGCGGATCCCTCGCTGGAAGTGGCGACGATCAAGCCTGGGGTGCCGGGCGCGCAGGGCAAGAACTACGGCGTGCAGGGCCGGACGATGCGTCTGCGCAACTTCAGCCTGGCGGACATGCTGATGTTTGCCTATGGCATGCAGTTGAAGCAGTTCGTCGGTCTGCCGAGCTGGGCGGAGTCGGACAAGTTCGATGTAAGCGGACGCATCGATATCGAGGGCCGGCCGAACGATAAGCAGATCCGTCTGATGGTCCGGAAGCTGATGACCGAGCGTTTCGCCCTGAAGTTCACCAGGGAGAAGCGAGAGCTTTCGGTATTCGCGATCCGGGTGGCGAAGGATGGACCGAAGCTGACGGCGACGACCGCCAAGGCGACCGATGGAAGCGGCGCGGGCTTCCGTCCCGGGATGAAGGGCGGGCTGAACTACATCGGCCGGAACATGACGGTCACGGAGATCGGCGACGCGCTGCAGGAGGTGCTGCTGGATCGCCCGGTGGCGAACCAGACGGAGATCGAAGGGCGTTACGACATCAGCGTGACGTTTACGCCGGATGATTCGATGGCGGGAGGGATGTTGTCGAAGCTGCCTCCGCCACCGGATGGCGCTGAGGCTCCGCCGTCGTTGTTTGTGGCGATGCCGGCTACGCTGGGGCTGAAGCTGGAGGCAACGAAGGCTCCGGTGGATGTGCTGGTGATCTCGCATGTCGAGAAGCCTTCAGAGAATTAG
- a CDS encoding glutathionylspermidine synthase family protein produces MKRITLSPRPDWQSKVEAVGLTYHSPESMPHPYWDESAAYEFTSGEIDTLEAAGNTMQEMCLAAAQHVIDNKRYTELDIPAAAIPVIERAWEQEPPAIYGRFDFSWAGEKSGQAPKLLEYNADTPTSLLEAAVVQWDWLKEQTPHLHHSAFLGGDPDQFNSIHEKLIAKWKDLIPYLQQPLYFAGVDEPEDQLTLVYLRDTAEQAGLKTLQMFMEEIGWNEDAKAFLDPAEDQMFSIFKLYPWEAMVREEFGVHALDTYPQMRWIEPIWKMLLSNKGILPILWELYPNHELLLPAFFEPEATGPVTSEWTQVNDGGFGRGHNSAPIPSSLSKLASGPFGMRDYVSKPLLSREGANIKIVRNGSTVMETDGMYDGPRIVQALAPDAVFQAADNQMRYPVLGVWMVDQECCGMGIRESRTPVTDNLSSFIPHYFV; encoded by the coding sequence ATGAAGCGCATTACACTCTCCCCCCGTCCTGACTGGCAATCGAAGGTTGAAGCGGTTGGCCTCACCTACCACTCCCCGGAGTCGATGCCGCATCCGTACTGGGATGAGTCGGCGGCCTATGAGTTCACGTCGGGCGAGATCGATACCCTCGAGGCCGCCGGCAACACCATGCAGGAGATGTGCCTGGCCGCCGCGCAGCATGTCATCGACAACAAGCGCTACACCGAGCTCGATATCCCCGCCGCCGCCATTCCGGTGATCGAGCGGGCCTGGGAGCAGGAGCCGCCCGCGATCTATGGACGCTTCGATTTCTCCTGGGCTGGAGAGAAGTCCGGCCAGGCTCCGAAGCTGCTCGAATACAACGCCGATACGCCCACATCGCTGCTGGAGGCGGCGGTCGTCCAGTGGGACTGGCTCAAGGAGCAGACGCCTCATCTGCATCATTCCGCATTTCTCGGTGGCGATCCCGACCAGTTCAACTCGATCCACGAAAAGCTCATCGCGAAGTGGAAGGACCTGATCCCGTACCTGCAGCAGCCGCTCTACTTCGCCGGAGTGGATGAGCCGGAGGACCAGTTGACGCTCGTCTACCTGCGCGATACGGCGGAGCAGGCCGGGCTGAAGACGCTGCAGATGTTCATGGAGGAGATCGGCTGGAACGAGGACGCGAAGGCGTTCCTGGACCCCGCCGAGGACCAGATGTTCTCGATCTTCAAGCTGTATCCCTGGGAGGCGATGGTGCGCGAGGAGTTCGGCGTCCACGCGCTCGATACCTATCCGCAGATGCGCTGGATCGAGCCGATCTGGAAGATGCTGCTCTCGAACAAGGGCATTCTGCCGATCCTCTGGGAGCTGTATCCGAATCACGAGCTTCTGCTCCCGGCCTTCTTTGAACCGGAAGCGACCGGGCCGGTCACCAGCGAGTGGACGCAGGTCAACGACGGCGGCTTTGGGCGTGGGCATAACTCGGCGCCCATTCCAAGCTCGCTCTCGAAGCTTGCCTCGGGGCCGTTCGGCATGCGGGACTACGTATCGAAGCCTCTGCTGAGCCGCGAAGGGGCGAACATCAAGATCGTTCGGAACGGCAGCACGGTGATGGAGACGGACGGCATGTACGACGGGCCGCGGATCGTGCAGGCGCTGGCCCCGGATGCCGTCTTCCAGGCTGCCGACAACCAGATGCGCTATCCGGTGCTTGGGGTGTGGATGGTCGACCAGGAGTGCTGCGGCATGGGGATTCGCGAATCGCGAACGCCTGTGACGGACAATCTGAGCTCGTTTATCCCGCACTACTTCGTCTAG
- a CDS encoding ribonuclease HI family protein codes for MPFRTPSTHLFADSDPTPKSAGTWIHAHCDGGARGNPGPAGYGAQIVDDAGNTLAELSEFLGFKTNNFAEYSGLLGCLDWALEHGHSRLKVVSDSELMVKQIQGKYQVKSPDLKPLFDEAKRRIAKLDGFQITHALRHKNKEADRLANEAMDRGMNRAPAAPAPVIARPAAAAPRPVAPPVPKADAMLRGFTRDGVVHILGDARLPDGIFVKIIRE; via the coding sequence ATGCCGTTTCGCACCCCCTCCACGCACCTCTTCGCCGACTCCGACCCAACCCCCAAAAGCGCCGGAACATGGATCCATGCGCACTGCGACGGTGGAGCCCGCGGCAACCCCGGCCCAGCCGGCTATGGAGCCCAGATCGTCGACGACGCAGGCAATACGCTCGCCGAGCTCTCGGAGTTTTTAGGCTTCAAGACCAACAACTTCGCCGAATACTCGGGTCTGCTGGGCTGCCTGGACTGGGCGCTCGAACACGGTCACTCCCGGCTGAAGGTCGTCTCCGACTCCGAGCTGATGGTGAAGCAGATCCAGGGCAAGTACCAGGTCAAGAGCCCCGATCTAAAGCCGCTGTTCGACGAGGCCAAACGCCGCATCGCGAAGCTTGACGGCTTCCAGATCACCCACGCGCTCCGCCATAAGAATAAGGAAGCCGACCGTCTTGCGAACGAGGCGATGGACCGCGGCATGAATCGCGCACCCGCTGCCCCGGCGCCGGTCATCGCACGTCCAGCAGCGGCGGCACCGCGTCCAGTCGCACCGCCCGTTCCAAAGGCCGATGCCATGCTCCGGGGATTTACCCGCGACGGCGTCGTGCATATCCTGGGCGATGCGCGGCTGCCCGACGGGATTTTCGTCAAGATTATCCGGGAGTAA
- a CDS encoding RNA polymerase sigma factor, with protein MGAVQVESVPLMAKPVAQPGVRGGKLTQAQLDARAQQRSEDDDLIREAQAGQRTAFDALVRRYDQSVLRLALHMLGNEQDAQDVHQEAFIKAYRHLGNFRFECSFYTWLYRIVTNLCLDQLRRRKSRREDPATVLDASGDEMDLLSNISDDRAMANPARELERKQMGVSINEALDKLTPRERTVFELKHYQGLKLRTIGEMLNTTEETAKNTLFRATRKLRANLAILRN; from the coding sequence ATGGGTGCCGTACAGGTAGAATCGGTGCCATTGATGGCGAAACCCGTGGCACAACCCGGAGTACGAGGCGGCAAGCTGACGCAGGCGCAGTTGGACGCGCGCGCGCAGCAGCGTTCCGAGGATGACGACCTCATCCGCGAGGCGCAGGCCGGGCAGCGCACCGCCTTCGACGCTCTGGTCCGCCGCTACGACCAGTCGGTGCTCCGGCTTGCTCTGCACATGCTCGGCAACGAGCAGGACGCGCAGGATGTCCACCAGGAGGCCTTTATCAAGGCCTACCGGCATCTTGGCAACTTCCGGTTTGAGTGCAGCTTCTACACATGGCTGTATCGCATCGTCACCAACCTTTGCCTGGACCAGCTTCGCCGCCGCAAGAGCCGCCGCGAAGATCCGGCGACCGTGCTGGACGCGAGCGGCGACGAGATGGATCTGCTGTCGAATATCTCGGACGACCGCGCGATGGCGAATCCGGCCCGGGAGCTGGAGCGCAAGCAGATGGGCGTCTCGATCAACGAGGCGCTGGACAAGCTGACCCCGCGTGAACGCACCGTGTTTGAGTTGAAGCACTACCAGGGGCTGAAACTCCGGACCATCGGAGAGATGTTGAACACCACGGAAGAGACGGCGAAGAACACGCTCTTCCGCGCAACACGCAAGTTGCGGGCGAATCTTGCTATCTTGCGCAATTAA
- a CDS encoding HEAT repeat domain-containing protein, whose amino-acid sequence MKCEQAQESMVLASYSELPDEDAIVLERHLAECASCQEELAGMRAMFSMLELTPVVEPSPNLLAQSRMRLDEALDQIPAHGFFARTRTNFFRWVGNIQSAPALATLLLGVGFLSGNYLHRYQDAHAPKQMPPVTITDQANSSIQGVNGIVQTADPNVVQVLYNRVVPESIEGNLNDPQIRQLLLMGTRAAATNGVRTDSVSLLANECRAGKGCSAETDDKGVRGALMVSLRYDKNPGVRMKALEGLQPYVGQDRRVRDAVLEALLHDSNAQVRTAAIGELEPVQADSSVRNVLRTVSTSDENPYIRTASFQALQGSDSIQ is encoded by the coding sequence ATGAAGTGTGAGCAGGCACAGGAGAGCATGGTGCTCGCGTCGTACAGCGAGCTGCCGGACGAAGACGCGATTGTGTTGGAACGGCATCTCGCGGAGTGCGCGAGCTGTCAGGAAGAACTCGCCGGCATGCGTGCGATGTTTTCGATGCTGGAACTGACTCCGGTGGTGGAACCCTCGCCGAATCTGCTGGCACAGTCGCGCATGCGGCTGGATGAGGCTCTGGACCAGATTCCCGCGCATGGCTTCTTTGCGCGAACCCGCACGAACTTCTTTCGCTGGGTGGGCAATATTCAGAGCGCGCCGGCGCTGGCTACGCTGCTTCTGGGCGTCGGCTTTCTCTCCGGCAACTACCTGCACCGCTACCAGGACGCGCATGCCCCCAAACAGATGCCTCCGGTGACGATCACGGACCAGGCGAACAGCTCGATCCAGGGGGTGAACGGCATTGTGCAGACGGCCGATCCGAACGTGGTGCAGGTGCTCTATAACCGGGTGGTGCCTGAGTCGATCGAAGGAAACCTGAACGATCCGCAGATTCGCCAGTTGCTGCTGATGGGTACGCGTGCGGCCGCCACGAACGGCGTGCGGACCGATTCGGTCTCGCTGCTGGCGAACGAGTGCCGCGCGGGCAAGGGCTGCTCGGCGGAGACCGACGACAAGGGTGTGCGTGGCGCGCTGATGGTTTCGCTGCGCTACGACAAGAACCCGGGCGTGCGTATGAAGGCGCTCGAAGGCCTGCAGCCGTACGTCGGGCAGGACCGCCGGGTACGCGACGCGGTGCTTGAGGCGCTGTTGCACGACTCGAATGCGCAGGTGCGGACGGCCGCCATCGGCGAGCTGGAGCCTGTTCAGGCTGATTCCAGCGTGCGAAATGTCTTGCGCACGGTCTCAACTTCGGACGAGAATCCATACATTCGTACAGCATCGTTTCAGGCCCTGCAGGGTTCGGATTCGATTCAGTAA
- a CDS encoding PDZ domain-containing protein gives MNGLRTAIRRSRWRRGSFGLAAVLAATALSQAGVAGAQKQHMGYFLHGTRSGAGAAAASRNTAQGYLGVDIRDVSKDQLAAWKVDAAHGAVVILVDHDGPAGKAGLREHDVILQMNGKSVEGEENLRKMIRETPPGHAVTILISREGQRQTLSTQMADKEEVLREAWEQHIAVPEPDASVPSPPLPAEEKHSFFSSPGKASRSFLGSIVSPTYTGAMLETMAPQLAEYFGAQGKTGLLVRSVDTNSPAAQAGMHAGDVVVRVNSANIATSSDWLRAVRENKGKTISVVVLRDRHEQTLLMVPNSKHHSSLLPDIWPFNTGNPHPAPTQSACLMPFSM, from the coding sequence ATGAACGGCTTGAGGACGGCAATACGGCGGTCGAGGTGGCGGCGGGGTTCGTTCGGTCTGGCAGCGGTGCTGGCAGCGACGGCGCTGAGCCAGGCTGGCGTCGCGGGGGCGCAGAAGCAGCATATGGGGTACTTTCTGCACGGCACGCGTTCCGGAGCAGGCGCTGCTGCTGCCTCGCGGAATACCGCGCAGGGCTATCTCGGAGTGGACATCCGCGATGTCAGCAAGGATCAGCTCGCGGCGTGGAAGGTCGACGCTGCGCACGGCGCCGTCGTGATCCTGGTGGACCACGATGGGCCCGCGGGAAAGGCCGGCCTGCGCGAGCATGACGTCATCTTGCAGATGAACGGCAAGTCGGTCGAAGGGGAAGAAAATCTGCGGAAGATGATCCGGGAGACACCTCCGGGACATGCGGTCACGATTCTGATCAGCAGGGAAGGGCAGAGGCAGACGCTCTCCACGCAGATGGCGGACAAGGAAGAGGTTCTGCGCGAGGCGTGGGAACAGCACATCGCGGTGCCTGAACCGGATGCCTCCGTGCCCTCGCCTCCGCTGCCTGCCGAGGAAAAGCACAGTTTCTTCTCTTCACCCGGCAAGGCCAGCCGCAGCTTTCTTGGTTCGATCGTCAGCCCCACCTACACCGGCGCGATGCTTGAAACGATGGCGCCGCAGTTGGCGGAGTACTTTGGCGCGCAGGGGAAGACGGGGTTGCTGGTCCGCTCGGTCGACACGAACAGCCCGGCCGCGCAGGCCGGAATGCACGCAGGTGATGTCGTCGTGCGGGTCAATTCCGCAAACATCGCCACCAGCAGCGACTGGCTGCGGGCCGTGCGCGAAAACAAGGGCAAGACCATCTCGGTGGTCGTGCTGCGCGATCGCCATGAGCAGACGCTGCTGATGGTACCGAACTCCAAGCATCACTCGAGCCTTCTGCCCGATATCTGGCCCTTCAACACCGGCAACCCGCACCCCGCGCCGACCCAGTCTGCCTGTCTGATGCCCTTTTCGATGTAA